A single window of Butyricicoccus intestinisimiae DNA harbors:
- a CDS encoding cytidylate kinase-like family protein yields the protein MIITIARQSGCSGKQVGQLLAEHYHIPLYDKDALIDMAQKTGLYESIPNFFSETPVNSLLYSIAAGYGEYDALQVPVHALQNLIGEQDCVVIGRCSNYAFQNRPDSIRIFLSADRDVRVQNLENWKKISKRKAERLLADTDNNRKEFHKYYTNQIWGQAEYYDLCLNISSLGVEGTARVIEAYIAEKHLEK from the coding sequence ATGATTATTACGATTGCAAGACAAAGCGGTTGCAGCGGCAAGCAAGTCGGTCAGCTTTTGGCTGAGCACTATCACATTCCGCTGTATGATAAAGACGCGTTGATTGATATGGCGCAGAAAACCGGACTGTACGAAAGCATTCCGAATTTCTTCAGCGAAACACCGGTCAACAGCCTGCTGTATTCGATCGCCGCAGGTTATGGCGAATATGATGCATTACAGGTTCCGGTTCATGCGCTGCAAAATCTGATTGGCGAGCAAGATTGCGTTGTCATTGGACGCTGCAGCAATTACGCTTTCCAGAATCGACCGGACAGCATCCGTATTTTTCTCTCTGCAGATCGCGATGTCCGTGTTCAAAACTTGGAAAATTGGAAGAAGATTTCCAAGCGGAAGGCGGAACGTTTGCTTGCGGATACCGATAACAATCGGAAGGAATTCCACAAGTATTACACCAATCAGATTTGGGGACAGGCGGAATATTACGACCTGTGCCTGAATATCAGCAGCTTGGGTGTGGAAGGCACTGCCCGTGTCATTGAAGCATATATTGCAGAGAAACATTTGGAAAAGTAA
- a CDS encoding SpaA isopeptide-forming pilin-related protein — MKLHKKNWTVLFTIFCAVLCLHMFARAAQPTSRNGINIDSHIVAASMAYQNGEEWIPIDENTSNIPADARLKVIVSYDNVDADDLLQHDRTLSYTIPDLFQDTSVATNTIYDAERNKIGDITVDKETKQIYLTFTEEFLKKEEGEHIKVSGNFTYYTSANQDEVKKKPTQEVPIGNTTIRLNFESDSSARLGNLQIFKSEPSYIEENGEPYLIYTLTATTTDDAMPEVKVVDTFTANQSYVDSYVGVTGTETQVAAGETTAHTPYETDTSKQSTVYLGAAVTNDNPIPQPAGASAQNPGVMVWNIGGMDAHETRTLTYRVKLKPEYIGIQSRGTITNQASAYSKTYPHGTAFAAFTPKTNAQIKKTLGSYQADGTGGGTLTYQIYVKADSSNTYTLKNLKIHDNLAATDSSLYPYIEYVLDSFKLYKGNTADESKSMDFPANKHTNKSNPDITNSDTEQRMDAYIGDVEPGGERVLTYKMHVKPEMFTSTNNEIKIKNTAAVYSDDTVNGGNSQFASSSQEKSLGKKVWNRKLQSSATAYEKKITVPDNELIYNTQLQVDSSAAHSFSVPKGSFEYHVVVNEDGNWDLSSAIFNDALKNYYLKYAGYLKIAYYKEGLATQPSTDTEAANQLQKKTPDSVKWIDIHGLSSFTLSPKDLGQNEKGAYLLTYYATPEGTDNVTQVTSGNSFGLSGTGIGPNGENVVIAGVNVSTSTVIEGGKNFEASKSGWYYDYINKTSKGDAKNGKLYWVIEVSGNEIPKGTVFRDVPSTSKGETHWMRRESMVNGGVFVGKIPNGKSFTEYYGSISDVKSDSAMRKLSGNELNKGAVPVNADYSWDAANKWAEFTMRKTISLKEGERMYIVFWTGPASSIGNRDARTFWNELYTKDSSSSDFVSHGDTSMTVAGAGNDFKETGGVYNFDGTQWTTQNSILGNTDRKLLKNQITEGGSYIDWRVKLNYIGVTEGTVQVEDQLPEGVDLTYVRYFWIDPSIRNNESAPRTEEIPELENNPDWKRMELTGNLDNANVKYTCISYYNAKTRQIRMQVSNLKKGGDKDKRSLEVQVVARVTDEAVLLDNQSKKLVNTMTVRNESGKTISTGSAVASVGHATISKSKADIVDGKLPFTITVNALSEDLLKDSDTITLVDEMQSPLRFDPSSIQITDKNGAVVTNLSPKIETTSTGEKMTLTIPDNQKYTITYKATLNAPPDTPISVNNAAYWFGHNNNIAKIENTTVQYHVESTASTQNSPVLKVEKLDKDNTTKTLAHAVFTVQKAVYDTANQQWKAESSSAVHTAETDDTGFAVFGKDETLEYNTVYCLKETKAPDGYVLDSTPKYIAIAKKVGAVGNETYPAELNTWASQGVDVYYLSSIYSYTMYNQKGSITLDKSFLFSNGQTIPNGKTPNLTCSFALYQYNGGNYDYSKAKKLQTLEITSKDGVLSYRNNGASVEKPVFTKLPVGGQFCVLELDQAGNPLKNGATGTLANGTQYTVTYENAGEALTVQGTKETVAKIQNRFRMELILKKINAQGETLPGAVFEIWNGDNLHGTYTVRADGTVNISDLADGEYTIKEKQAPSGYKKRNDSVTIRVADGQISYAESNKGNTSDWLLGKPNQEKNSCVLTVTNEQLKWLPTAGGRGLLPLTLLSGALIGAGAWILVRMKRSR; from the coding sequence AACACATCAAGGTCAGCGGCAACTTTACCTACTATACCTCCGCCAATCAGGACGAAGTTAAAAAGAAGCCGACGCAGGAAGTTCCCATCGGCAATACAACGATTCGTCTGAACTTTGAATCGGACAGCAGTGCGCGGCTAGGCAATCTTCAAATTTTCAAGAGTGAGCCGTCCTATATAGAAGAAAACGGCGAACCGTATTTGATTTATACACTGACGGCGACAACAACAGATGACGCGATGCCGGAGGTAAAGGTTGTCGATACATTCACAGCCAATCAGTCATATGTAGATTCGTATGTCGGCGTCACCGGCACAGAAACGCAGGTTGCAGCCGGTGAAACAACGGCACATACCCCGTATGAAACTGATACGAGCAAACAAAGCACGGTATATCTGGGTGCTGCTGTGACGAATGACAATCCGATTCCGCAGCCGGCGGGAGCCAGCGCACAAAATCCGGGCGTCATGGTGTGGAATATCGGCGGCATGGATGCACACGAAACGCGGACGCTGACGTATCGTGTGAAGCTGAAGCCTGAATATATCGGCATACAGAGCCGCGGCACGATTACCAATCAGGCAAGTGCATATTCCAAGACCTATCCGCACGGCACGGCATTCGCTGCATTTACGCCTAAAACAAACGCACAAATCAAAAAGACGCTTGGCTCTTATCAGGCAGATGGAACCGGCGGCGGTACGCTGACCTATCAGATTTATGTCAAAGCAGACAGCAGCAATACCTATACGCTGAAAAATCTGAAAATTCATGATAATCTGGCAGCGACAGATTCTTCTTTGTATCCGTATATTGAATATGTTTTGGACAGCTTCAAGCTGTACAAGGGAAATACCGCAGACGAGAGCAAGAGCATGGATTTTCCGGCGAATAAGCATACCAACAAGAGCAATCCGGACATCACCAACTCTGACACCGAACAGAGAATGGATGCGTACATCGGTGACGTGGAACCGGGCGGCGAACGCGTTTTGACGTACAAAATGCATGTGAAGCCGGAGATGTTCACCAGCACAAACAACGAAATAAAAATCAAAAATACTGCCGCTGTATACTCTGACGATACAGTGAACGGCGGAAACAGCCAGTTTGCAAGCTCCAGTCAGGAAAAATCGTTGGGCAAGAAGGTCTGGAATAGAAAGCTCCAGAGCAGTGCCACGGCATATGAAAAGAAAATCACGGTGCCGGATAACGAGCTGATTTACAATACACAGCTCCAAGTAGATTCCTCCGCCGCACATAGCTTCTCTGTGCCGAAAGGCAGCTTTGAGTATCATGTTGTCGTCAATGAGGACGGCAATTGGGATCTTTCTTCCGCAATTTTCAACGATGCACTGAAAAACTATTACCTCAAGTACGCGGGATATCTAAAGATTGCTTATTATAAGGAAGGCCTAGCTACGCAGCCGTCCACAGATACAGAAGCTGCGAACCAGCTGCAAAAAAAGACCCCAGACAGTGTAAAGTGGATTGATATTCACGGACTCAGCAGCTTCACGCTCTCTCCAAAAGACTTGGGACAAAACGAAAAGGGCGCATACCTGCTGACATACTATGCGACACCGGAAGGAACCGATAATGTCACACAGGTAACGTCCGGCAATTCATTTGGCTTGAGCGGCACAGGCATCGGCCCGAACGGCGAAAATGTGGTCATTGCGGGCGTAAATGTCTCAACATCTACCGTTATCGAGGGCGGAAAAAACTTTGAAGCGTCCAAATCCGGTTGGTATTATGATTACATCAATAAAACATCAAAGGGTGACGCTAAAAACGGTAAATTGTATTGGGTAATTGAAGTAAGCGGCAATGAAATTCCAAAGGGCACGGTATTCCGCGATGTGCCGAGCACCTCAAAGGGCGAAACGCATTGGATGCGCAGAGAAAGTATGGTAAACGGCGGTGTCTTTGTCGGAAAAATCCCGAATGGCAAAAGCTTTACGGAATATTACGGCAGCATCAGCGATGTGAAAAGTGACTCTGCCATGCGAAAGCTGTCCGGCAATGAGCTTAACAAAGGAGCTGTACCGGTAAATGCTGATTACAGCTGGGATGCAGCAAATAAATGGGCAGAATTTACGATGCGAAAAACGATTTCCCTCAAAGAGGGAGAACGCATGTATATCGTTTTCTGGACAGGACCTGCTTCTTCGATCGGCAATAGAGATGCACGTACATTTTGGAATGAACTGTATACGAAGGACAGTTCCTCTTCTGATTTTGTATCGCACGGCGATACCAGTATGACGGTTGCCGGCGCCGGCAATGACTTCAAAGAAACCGGCGGTGTGTATAATTTTGACGGCACGCAGTGGACAACACAAAATTCCATCTTGGGCAACACCGACAGAAAGCTCCTGAAAAATCAGATCACAGAGGGCGGATCGTATATTGACTGGCGCGTCAAGCTCAACTATATTGGCGTCACGGAAGGAACTGTGCAGGTAGAAGATCAGCTGCCGGAAGGTGTCGATCTGACCTATGTTCGCTATTTTTGGATTGATCCGAGCATTCGAAACAATGAAAGCGCACCGAGAACAGAAGAAATTCCGGAATTAGAGAACAATCCGGATTGGAAGCGTATGGAATTGACCGGAAATCTGGACAATGCTAATGTAAAATATACGTGTATTTCGTATTATAATGCGAAAACAAGACAAATCCGAATGCAGGTCTCTAATCTGAAGAAAGGCGGAGATAAGGATAAGCGTTCGCTGGAAGTGCAGGTTGTTGCAAGGGTGACAGACGAAGCAGTGCTTTTGGATAATCAGTCGAAAAAACTTGTCAACACCATGACGGTTCGAAATGAGTCCGGCAAGACGATTTCTACAGGCAGCGCAGTCGCTTCTGTAGGTCATGCTACGATTTCCAAATCAAAAGCGGATATTGTGGACGGCAAACTGCCGTTTACCATTACAGTCAATGCATTGAGCGAAGATTTGCTCAAGGATTCCGATACCATTACCTTGGTAGACGAAATGCAAAGTCCGCTGCGTTTTGATCCGAGCTCCATACAGATTACGGACAAAAATGGTGCTGTCGTCACAAATCTTTCACCGAAGATTGAAACGACCAGCACTGGAGAAAAAATGACATTGACAATTCCGGACAATCAAAAATATACGATTACCTACAAGGCAACGCTGAATGCGCCTCCGGACACGCCGATTTCCGTCAATAACGCGGCATATTGGTTCGGTCACAACAACAATATTGCAAAGATTGAAAACACCACTGTTCAGTACCATGTAGAATCCACGGCATCTACACAGAACAGCCCTGTTCTCAAGGTAGAAAAGCTGGACAAAGACAACACAACCAAGACGTTGGCGCATGCTGTATTTACTGTACAGAAAGCGGTTTACGACACAGCAAACCAGCAGTGGAAAGCAGAGTCTTCCAGTGCAGTGCATACTGCGGAAACAGATGATACAGGCTTTGCCGTGTTTGGCAAGGATGAAACCTTGGAATACAATACCGTCTATTGTTTGAAAGAAACCAAAGCACCGGACGGATATGTACTGGATTCCACGCCAAAGTATATTGCCATAGCAAAAAAGGTCGGAGCAGTTGGAAACGAAACATATCCGGCGGAGCTGAACACATGGGCGAGTCAAGGTGTGGATGTGTACTATCTCAGCTCGATTTACTCGTATACGATGTACAATCAAAAGGGTTCTATCACGCTGGATAAGAGCTTCCTTTTCAGCAATGGACAGACAATTCCAAATGGTAAAACTCCAAATCTGACCTGTTCGTTTGCATTGTATCAATACAATGGCGGCAACTATGATTACAGCAAGGCAAAGAAGCTGCAAACGTTGGAGATTACAAGCAAAGACGGCGTGCTTTCTTACCGAAACAATGGTGCTTCTGTAGAGAAGCCGGTGTTTACAAAGCTGCCGGTTGGCGGACAGTTTTGTGTTCTGGAGTTGGATCAGGCGGGAAATCCGTTAAAAAATGGAGCGACAGGCACTCTGGCGAATGGTACGCAGTATACCGTGACGTATGAGAATGCCGGAGAAGCTCTGACCGTTCAAGGCACGAAAGAGACCGTGGCAAAGATTCAAAATCGTTTCCGCATGGAGTTGATTTTGAAAAAGATCAATGCGCAGGGAGAGACGCTTCCCGGAGCAGTGTTTGAAATCTGGAACGGAGACAACCTGCATGGAACGTATACCGTTCGTGCGGATGGAACCGTAAACATCTCTGATTTGGCAGATGGAGAGTATACCATCAAGGAAAAGCAGGCGCCTTCCGGATATAAGAAACGAAACGATTCCGTTACCATTCGTGTGGCAGATGGCCAGATTTCTTATGCAGAAAGCAACAAGGGCAACACCTCCGATTGGCTATTGGGCAAGCCGAATCAAGAAAAGAACAGCTGTGTTTTGACTGTGACGAATGAACAACTCAAGTGGCTGCCGACAGCCGGCGGGCGCGGTCTGCTGCCGCTGACGCTCCTGAGCGGCGCATTGATTGGCGCAGGCGCTTGGATACTTGTTCGAATGAAACGCAGCAGGTAA
- a CDS encoding tyrosine recombinase XerC → MNHYHESPQVLNDFLSYIQTIKGSSPKTVKEYYLDLRMFFRYIKQKRGEVDDIPFDEIPIKDIDIAYIKTITLSDAYDFLMYTVQDRPKHMNSDNSEIGLMAASRARKVSALRSFFKYLTDKAHLLDHNPIQNLEYPSVRRSLPKYLSMEESVELLESVDGPFKERDYCILMLFLNCGLRVSELCGLNISDIKENQIRVLGKGNKERMLYLNDACIDAINEYLPHRLTPNNDTGNAGALFISKKRNRIRKTSVEALVKKYIAKAGLDPSKYSAHKLRHTAATLMYKNGTDIRTLQDVLGHDSINTTMIYTHINDANMRDAARNNPLASFKRKKSEE, encoded by the coding sequence ATGAATCACTACCACGAATCCCCGCAGGTTTTAAACGACTTTTTGTCCTATATACAGACGATCAAGGGTTCCTCTCCCAAGACGGTGAAAGAATATTATCTGGATCTCCGCATGTTCTTCCGCTATATCAAGCAAAAACGCGGCGAAGTTGATGATATTCCCTTTGATGAAATTCCAATCAAAGACATTGATATTGCATATATCAAGACCATTACCCTATCCGATGCCTACGATTTTTTGATGTATACCGTACAGGATCGCCCCAAACACATGAATTCCGACAACAGCGAAATTGGTTTGATGGCGGCATCGCGTGCGCGAAAGGTCTCCGCCCTGCGCTCTTTTTTTAAGTATCTCACTGACAAGGCGCATTTGCTCGACCACAATCCCATTCAAAATTTGGAATATCCGTCCGTCCGCCGTTCCCTGCCAAAATATCTGAGCATGGAAGAAAGTGTAGAACTGTTGGAATCGGTAGACGGTCCATTCAAAGAGCGGGATTATTGTATTTTGATGCTGTTTCTCAACTGCGGACTTCGTGTTTCGGAGTTATGTGGTCTCAATATCTCTGACATCAAAGAAAATCAAATTCGTGTGCTCGGCAAAGGCAACAAAGAACGTATGCTGTACTTAAATGACGCCTGCATTGATGCCATCAATGAATATTTGCCGCACAGACTGACACCAAACAACGACACCGGAAATGCCGGCGCACTGTTCATCAGCAAAAAGCGCAACCGCATTCGCAAAACATCGGTAGAAGCATTGGTCAAGAAATACATCGCCAAAGCCGGCTTAGACCCGTCCAAATATTCTGCACATAAGCTGCGCCACACCGCTGCGACCCTGATGTATAAGAACGGAACGGATATTCGCACGCTGCAGGATGTTTTGGGTCACGACAGCATCAACACGACCATGATTTACACACATATCAATGATGCCAATATGCGCGATGCCGCGCGAAACAACCCGCTTGCATCGTTTAAGCGCAAAAAATCAGAAGAATAA
- the pabB gene encoding aminodeoxychorismate synthase component I, with protein sequence MRIIKQLTPYIPAAQIFSLFAHEKDCAFLDSSLVNQLGRYSILGLYPYLQLKKTTDAFTVNGKPETRQSFEEYLDAYLEAHREENTTDLPLVSGAIGYFSYDYGRKLQQIPSQQQKTVAVPDAVLTFYDVFLIEDCWNKQTFLVANGKTQPAQQLTETILAIIYESKTKCSDSPAAEKHCLSVRADFEQAEYEQAVRRMMDYMVAGDIYVANMTQQFEIHSTKSPVDVFLSLRKNNPSPFGAYMNCEDFQIISASPERFVHIRNGISETRPIKGTRKRGTNAAEDQLLRQELQQSKKDRSELLMIVDLERNDLNRICLPGSVVVPEMFAIEAYATVFHLVSTVRGQVNPNASFSDILRAVFPGGSITGAPKYRAMEIIDELERCNRNIYTGTLGYLSLDGNCDWNIIIRTALHTNHTYYLGVGGGITAQSDPAFEYEETLQKARAMLDALQ encoded by the coding sequence ATGCGCATCATAAAACAACTCACACCCTACATTCCGGCAGCGCAGATTTTTTCGCTGTTTGCCCACGAAAAGGATTGTGCCTTTCTCGATTCTTCTCTTGTGAATCAGCTCGGGCGCTATTCGATTCTTGGATTATATCCGTACTTGCAGTTAAAGAAAACGACTGACGCGTTTACAGTAAACGGCAAACCGGAAACGCGTCAGTCATTTGAAGAGTATTTGGACGCGTATTTGGAAGCACATCGGGAAGAAAATACGACGGATTTGCCGCTTGTTTCTGGTGCTATCGGATATTTTTCTTATGACTACGGCAGAAAATTGCAACAAATCCCCTCACAGCAACAGAAAACCGTTGCTGTGCCGGATGCCGTTCTCACGTTTTATGATGTTTTTCTCATCGAGGACTGCTGGAACAAGCAAACGTTTCTTGTTGCAAACGGCAAAACGCAGCCGGCACAACAGCTTACGGAAACAATTCTGGCTATTATATATGAATCAAAAACCAAATGCTCCGATTCTCCTGCGGCAGAGAAGCATTGCTTATCCGTTCGTGCCGATTTTGAACAGGCGGAGTATGAGCAAGCGGTGCGCCGCATGATGGACTACATGGTTGCCGGAGATATTTATGTGGCCAATATGACACAGCAATTTGAAATACACAGTACAAAATCACCTGTCGATGTGTTTTTATCCCTGCGAAAAAATAATCCCTCCCCGTTTGGCGCATATATGAATTGCGAAGATTTCCAAATCATCAGCGCATCGCCGGAACGGTTTGTGCATATCCGGAACGGCATCAGCGAAACCCGCCCGATTAAAGGGACGCGAAAACGCGGCACAAACGCAGCAGAAGATCAATTGCTCCGGCAAGAGCTGCAGCAATCAAAGAAAGATCGCAGCGAATTGCTTATGATTGTTGATTTGGAACGCAATGATCTCAATCGCATTTGCTTGCCGGGCAGTGTGGTTGTTCCGGAGATGTTTGCAATTGAAGCGTATGCAACGGTATTTCATCTTGTCTCCACGGTTCGCGGGCAAGTAAATCCAAACGCTTCCTTTTCCGATATATTGCGCGCAGTATTCCCCGGCGGTTCTATCACCGGTGCGCCCAAATATCGTGCAATGGAAATCATTGACGAATTGGAGCGCTGCAATCGGAATATTTACACGGGAACGCTTGGCTATCTTTCCCTCGATGGAAATTGTGACTGGAATATTATCATTCGCACCGCTTTGCATACAAACCACACCTATTATCTTGGCGTTGGCGGTGGAATCACGGCGCAATCCGATCCGGCATTCGAATATGAGGAAACACTGCAAAAAGCACGCGCTATGTTAGATGCTTTGCAATAA
- a CDS encoding flavodoxin domain-containing protein: MKAIVYTTNAGSTEQYAKLLVQETGLPVYSLAEAKRTLSSGTEIVYLGWIMASTVKGYADAAKRYRICAVCAVGMGQTGTQVDVVRKKNAIPQQIPLFTLQGNFDIEKLHGMYRFMMQMMVKFAGKGLSNKQNRTPEEDDMLDMMLHGGNRVCIENLQAVLDWYKNC; encoded by the coding sequence ATGAAAGCGATTGTTTACACGACCAATGCGGGAAGTACAGAGCAATACGCCAAGCTGCTGGTGCAAGAAACAGGGCTGCCGGTATATTCGTTGGCAGAAGCAAAAAGAACGCTTTCCTCTGGCACAGAGATTGTATATCTGGGCTGGATTATGGCGAGCACGGTAAAGGGCTATGCGGACGCTGCAAAACGGTATCGCATCTGTGCGGTTTGTGCTGTCGGTATGGGACAGACGGGAACACAAGTCGATGTTGTGCGCAAAAAGAATGCGATTCCGCAGCAAATCCCGCTGTTTACCTTGCAGGGAAATTTTGATATAGAAAAACTGCATGGTATGTATCGCTTCATGATGCAAATGATGGTCAAATTCGCCGGAAAAGGTCTCTCGAACAAGCAAAACCGCACGCCGGAAGAAGATGATATGCTGGACATGATGCTGCATGGCGGCAATCGCGTGTGCATAGAAAATCTGCAAGCCGTGCTGGATTGGTATAAAAACTGTTAA
- a CDS encoding Fic family protein, which produces MPSIKDCFIFTPNNGTIVDPTCTAFDRAGKDTYNGTVECTRANAHDLATAKGNGKFISYHYDEVSILILAIVIVLIIREKRAEDLIMIWITAEDVIAIHSKIVQIVGGIDGIRDCAGLEAAIADRSAKEAGLLDWITLHL; this is translated from the coding sequence TTGCCATCAATCAAGGATTGTTTCATTTTTACACCAAATAACGGAACTATAGTCGATCCGACCTGTACTGCGTTTGACAGAGCTGGAAAAGACACGTATAATGGAACAGTCGAATGTACAAGGGCGAATGCACATGATCTTGCGACAGCCAAGGGTAACGGCAAGTTTATCTCGTATCATTATGATGAAGTATCAATTCTGATTCTAGCCATAGTTATAGTGCTAATTATACGCGAAAAAAGAGCAGAGGATTTAATAATGATATGGATCACAGCAGAAGATGTAATTGCTATCCACAGTAAAATTGTTCAGATAGTCGGCGGAATAGATGGTATCCGCGATTGTGCCGGATTAGAAGCTGCAATTGCAGATAGGAGTGCCAAAGAAGCTGGTTTGCTCGATTGGATTACATTACATCTGTAA
- a CDS encoding L-lactate dehydrogenase: MKNNPKKAAVIGCGFVGAATAFTLMQSKLFSELVLLDANHDKAVGEAEDIGHGIPFAGEMDIYAGDYDDIADCSIIIVTAGANQKPNETRLDLVQKNVAIYKSIIPEIAKRNYEGILLIVSNPVDILTYVAQKLSGLPERRVIGSGTVLDTARLKYALSQHLNVDSRNIHSFIIGEHGDSEIAAWSSTNISGVPLDDFLEMRGHMHPDMDKQEIAEKVKNSAYDIIAKKHATYYGIAMSVRRICECIVRDEKSILPISTVMHGDFGIEDVCLSMPTILSAEGVETHIPIELSEKEHTSLKKSADTLKNIIAGLDLSM; the protein is encoded by the coding sequence ATGAAGAATAATCCGAAAAAAGCGGCGGTTATCGGCTGTGGATTCGTTGGTGCAGCAACCGCATTTACCTTGATGCAGAGCAAGCTGTTTTCTGAACTTGTTTTGCTGGACGCCAATCACGACAAGGCAGTCGGCGAGGCAGAAGATATTGGACATGGCATTCCGTTTGCTGGCGAAATGGATATTTATGCTGGTGATTATGATGACATTGCCGACTGCTCGATTATCATTGTGACAGCCGGTGCAAATCAGAAGCCAAACGAAACCCGTTTGGATCTGGTTCAAAAAAATGTTGCCATTTATAAGAGCATCATTCCGGAGATTGCCAAGCGGAACTATGAAGGCATTCTGCTGATTGTCTCGAATCCGGTTGACATTCTCACGTATGTCGCACAGAAGCTCAGCGGACTGCCGGAGCGCCGCGTCATTGGTTCGGGTACGGTTCTGGATACCGCACGTCTAAAGTATGCACTGAGCCAGCATTTGAATGTTGACAGCCGCAATATTCACTCGTTTATCATCGGAGAGCACGGAGACAGTGAGATTGCCGCTTGGAGCAGCACCAATATTTCCGGTGTTCCGCTGGATGATTTCTTGGAGATGCGCGGTCATATGCATCCGGATATGGATAAACAGGAAATCGCAGAAAAGGTCAAGAACAGTGCGTATGATATTATTGCGAAGAAGCATGCGACGTATTACGGCATTGCGATGTCTGTCCGCCGCATTTGTGAATGCATTGTTCGGGATGAGAAATCTATCCTGCCGATTTCGACAGTGATGCATGGAGATTTTGGCATAGAAGATGTTTGCCTGAGCATGCCGACAATTCTCAGCGCGGAAGGCGTAGAGACTCATATTCCAATCGAACTGAGCGAAAAAGAGCATACAAGCCTGAAAAAATCAGCAGATACGCTGAAAAACATTATCGCCGGATTGGATTTGAGTATGTAA
- a CDS encoding methylated-DNA--[protein]-cysteine S-methyltransferase, with translation MMYTTQYMSPLGNMLLAADANGLTGAWFEGQTYFARSLDAQHQERETSVLTDTKRWLDMYFRGMKPDFLPPLHPLGSAFQQSVWEMLLQIPYGHTTTYGEIARQLAKKQGISRMSAQAVGGAVGHNPISILIPCHRVVGTSGAVGHNPISILIPCHRVVGTNGSLTGYAGGIEKKIQLLTLEKCDMHSFTIPK, from the coding sequence ATGATGTACACTACACAATATATGTCTCCTCTGGGAAACATGCTGTTGGCAGCTGATGCCAATGGCTTAACCGGCGCTTGGTTTGAAGGACAAACGTATTTTGCCCGCTCCCTCGATGCGCAACACCAAGAACGAGAAACGTCTGTTTTGACCGATACAAAACGCTGGCTGGATATGTATTTTCGCGGGATGAAACCGGATTTTCTGCCGCCATTGCACCCGCTTGGCTCGGCGTTTCAGCAATCTGTCTGGGAGATGCTGTTGCAAATTCCATACGGACATACAACCACATACGGAGAAATTGCACGGCAACTTGCCAAAAAGCAAGGGATTTCCCGCATGTCTGCGCAGGCGGTCGGCGGTGCTGTCGGGCATAACCCGATTTCCATCCTTATCCCCTGTCATCGGGTTGTCGGCACAAGCGGTGCTGTCGGGCATAACCCGATTTCCATCCTTATCCCCTGTCATCGGGTTGTCGGCACAAACGGAAGTTTAACAGGATATGCAGGTGGAATCGAGAAAAAAATCCAGCTGTTAACGCTGGAAAAATGCGATATGCATTCGTTTACCATTCCAAAATGA
- a CDS encoding aminotransferase class IV — MEILLDDGFSFGLGAFETIAVEHGTPIFLEQHLQRLRTAAVFLQIDFSAAGITQQTVHDYLENQQEDLSHCALKVVLTPRNTLFRLRKNPYTQQSYQHGFSVDISSVRRNDTSPLIKYKTLNYGDCIIEKRAAAAAGKQERIFLNTKGQICEGTVSNIFFAREGKIVTPPLSCGMLPGILRGFVCETTDVREQILYPQDITTFDECFVTNSLMGIMPVHDLDGIVFSSRAVSTALREKYHAACVHQQTALY, encoded by the coding sequence ATGGAAATTTTATTAGATGACGGGTTTTCTTTTGGACTTGGCGCATTTGAAACCATTGCTGTGGAGCACGGAACGCCTATCTTCTTGGAGCAGCATTTGCAGCGCCTGCGCACAGCGGCCGTATTTTTGCAGATTGATTTTTCAGCCGCCGGCATCACGCAGCAGACTGTCCACGACTACCTAGAAAACCAACAGGAAGATTTGTCACATTGTGCATTAAAAGTCGTTCTCACGCCGCGGAATACACTCTTTCGGCTGCGCAAAAATCCATATACACAGCAGTCCTATCAGCACGGGTTTTCTGTTGATATCAGCTCCGTTCGCAGAAACGATACCTCTCCACTTATAAAGTATAAAACGCTAAATTACGGAGACTGCATCATAGAAAAACGGGCTGCTGCGGCGGCAGGAAAACAGGAACGAATCTTTTTGAACACGAAAGGTCAAATCTGCGAGGGAACCGTCAGCAATATCTTTTTTGCACGAGAAGGAAAAATCGTGACTCCTCCGCTCTCGTGCGGAATGCTTCCCGGTATCCTGCGAGGATTTGTTTGCGAAACAACCGATGTGCGGGAACAAATTCTTTATCCGCAGGATATTACGACTTTTGACGAATGTTTTGTTACCAACTCTCTCATGGGCATCATGCCGGTGCATGATTTGGATGGCATCGTATTTTCCAGCCGCGCTGTAAGCACTGCGCTGCGTGAAAAATATCATGCCGCTTGTGTGCATCAGCAAACTGCGCTATACTGA